The Paenibacillus polymyxa M1 DNA segment CGCCTGCTCGAAAGTCTCGCGTTTGATGCGCAGGGCACCGGAACGGTAGCGATTATCATCGGCTGGCTCGCTTTCCAGAGGGGCACCGTTCAATACTGTACGGCCTTGCTCACCGCTCGTATGCTCTTGCAGCATGCGGTAGACGAAGGTGATTGGCTTCCCTGCAAAGGAAAATTTAAATTCCAATCCGTCGAGATCGTCTGGCAGCACAGGGTCCAGGATTAGGTCCTCGCCTGACTGACGAATACCAAGGACATTCGATATGAGCTGATTCATGTAGATTCCCGGACCGCTGGAATAGATTCTCCAGCCACCCTTGACGGGCACGGCTCCTTCCCGCAGTTCACCAAAACGTTCCTGTGCTTCATAGCGGGTGTTAAATTTACCGTCCGAGCTGCTGAAATACGCGTTGCTTTGGCGCCATTCGGCATTCGGTACGGTCGCACGGATGCCGACCGGATTGATGAGCTTCAGGCTATGCCAAGCGTCATCCTTGCGTCCTAATTTGGCCATAGCTTCCACAAAGCGGATATGAGCATGCACATATTGCAGCCCGACTTCACGTCCGAAGTTGGCCGCTTGCTCTGCGCGCTTGAAGTGCGAACTCACACCGCCGTCATATTGTGCAGGGCGGTTCATCAGACGCACACCATCCGGGCAGAGAAACTGCTCGCGGATGAGCTGCTCGTGAGCCAATGCTTGCTCAGGCGTGAGCAACTGGCTAATCATGCTGCGTGTCATCGGCAGCAAGCGGTAGTGGATTCCCGTCTCGGTGTCGGACGGATGGAGCATCAGCTTGGGTTGACCGGGCTCTTCCATATATACGAAGCCTGGAATAATTCCACTCTCCAGCATGTAGCGATTGAAGTCTTTACGGATGCCGTTCGCCATCTGATGTAGATCTTGTGCGATCTTATCAGCTTCGCTTACTACATCTGCAGGAGCTTGCTCCAACGCAGCAGCAAAGTTACGAACCACTTGGTAGGTGAGGGCAACCGTCCAGCTGCTCGCCATGTATTGCTTCAGCTGCGCATTGGCTGGCTGGAGCGTGTCGTCCCAATCGCCATCGCCATAAGCCGATAAGTACGTGTCATGCAGGAAATTTTCCCGAATATATTCGATTTCCTTCAGGGCATGTTCCATAAGGGTCGCAGTCTGCTTGGTATAATCGAAAGTATGCCGATGAGTGTAAGGCACATTTTCTCCCAGAATACTGTAATCACGGGTAGCGGTCAAATAATCGCCCAGTACCTTGAGTGGCCAAACGATAATATCCCCATGGCTTTCTTCTTGCTGCACGTGAGTATAGTTGTCAAACATAAACCATTGCGGCCAGTTTCCGCTGTCTTCATACTGATGGCTGAATACAGTTAACAAAATGGAACGAACCTCATCAAACTTTTGCACCGCCGAAAAATATTCCACAGGCCCCTGACATACATCGCGTGTTCCCCAGGCTGCTCCGCCGTATTGCTCCAGACCGTGAGGCACAGAGTAGTGGACGAGCATATTGTGGGTGTACCACCAAGCCACTGCGTTCACACGGAATAGCTCGCTGGTTTCCTGTTGGCCAAGCGTCAGATGGAAGCCATTCATAAGCTCGGCAAAATATTCCCGGTAGCGCTCACGCTCATCTTCAAAGGAGGCGTGAAGCTCTTTATGTGCTCGGTCCTTCCCGGTCGAACGGCCATGCAGCCAGCCCTGTACAGTGCAGGTCCATTCGCTGCTGTCGCCCAGTTCCAAAACGACCAGTGACGCATCAGGAGAGGCTCCACCCTGTAGCAGTGCTTGAGCATCACTCACCTGCTGTAACGAAGCGCCTGCTACGTGCATGCGGTACAAAAGGTCCGGATAAGCCTCGGCGCTTAGGGAGGCGGAATCAGCTCTAAAGAGCAGGTCGTCACCTTCGCGTTCCATATGAAACGGAAGCTCATATTCGTTCACATGCATACACATTTGCTGAGTGATCAGAAATGGGTAAGCTTTACCACTTGCCGAACGCATGTGAAGTCGCACTTCTGGGCTATCGGCATTCGTATGATTTGTAATAATGAATGTATCGTCAGCCGTTTTGTAATACCAGCGCACATAATTAAAGCCAATCTCGAACAGGGAGGGCATGGTGAGCAGGCGGTATTTTCCTTGAATTCCGACGTAGATACGTTGACCGGATGTCTTGGGAATGTTGAGCGCATTACGCACGTTGGTGATCATTTTGTTGAAATTGGTATTACCGATCACGAGTTGGGAATTGAATACCCCGTACATATAGGAGGTGGTTGTAATGGTTTCTTCCTTACCTCCAGAGTAATGCCCACCCATTAAAATGTGCCCGTGAGGACGCTCTACACGAAGCTCTTTGGATTTGAGTACAACATGCTCATAGCTATCCGTAAAAAAGGAAAGTAGTTCATCGCCATCCCGTTCTTCTTCCTGGCGTTTCGGGAAAAGCTGATCCACTTCGGCATCGGTCAAGTCCAGCGTGCGCAGCGGTTCACCGATGGTTTGCGCTGTAGCTACACGTTCTGCCTGGAAGTCACTTGCGATGCGCGCTGGTATGATGGTCGCGGAAGCGTCCGCTAGAACGCCAACTACTTCATCGCGTGCTTTGGTTACCAGGTCCTGATACTCCAGCTTCGTCACTGCAGCCGGATGGCTCGGCTGGAACAGACCGTAAAACGTAAAGCGTGCTTCCCCGGCGAGTTTTACCCGCTCAGATTGCAGCGCTGTATAAGCGAATTCGTATTGATACACTTCATTGGCGAGCGAGTCGCGGCGCAGTGCTTCCGGCTCATTCGTTTCCTTGTAAGAAAGTCCAAAGAACTGAAATCCGTCAGTCGAGTATCCGACAGTACGAGTTAACGAGCCTTGTTGAATGTAAGGGAATGCCTGGCTTTGCGGCTGATTCTGACGTGAGCAAACGGTATAGCCTCTTTGTTCATCATGATAGACAGTATGGTCAATATATTGAGACAAATAAGCTTCATTACTGCGCACAGCAGCGGTATCGGCAATACCGATATCCTGACCGTACACAATATCTGCTTCAACGTCATCGCCCTGTAGGGTTACATCCCAGAACCATACTCCCAGGCGGCTTAGTGTGAAGGTCACCTGATAGCCTACACCGGCGGTGAAGCCTTCCCAAATAATCTGCTGATCCGTTTGTCTGATTACGCCGGGCGAACGAACTCCAAGCAGTGGAGTGATGCTTACGCCAGAAGGACGATACAGTCTCAGGTACAGATTATTCAAGGAACCATCGACTGAATTGGTCAACAGCTGGTTGATCATCGTTGAGCCGTGAGCGATCTTGTACACATCACCGCTGCTTAAGAAGGTAAAAGACAGGTCTCCGGCTCGCAGCAAAATATTTTGATCTAGACTTGTATTCATCAAAGGGAACGCCTCACTTTCCTGTTTCTTTTACTAACCGAAAACGGCCTTCTGTAGTATCTCGGCTGTTAGGTCCTGTAAAGACGGCAAATTCACCGCTGTCACTGTCGAAGCTCAAATCTGCATGATGATAGCGCAGCTGAGGCTCGGTCACTGTAAATTCCACTTCCTGGCTTTCGCCTGGGGCAAGCAGGACTTTGCAGAAATCTTTCAGTTCTTTCATTGGACGAACCGTATCACCGCTGATATCACGGACATAGAACTGAACCGTTTCCTCGACTGGACGTGTTCCTGTGTTCGTTACCTGTACTCTAACAGTCAGTTCTTGACCGGGAATAAGGGTATCGCCGGAAAGCTGTAAGCTGTCATAGGCTACATCGGTGTAGCTCAGGCCATAGCCGAACGGGAATAAAGGTTCGTTCGGTATATCTAGATACTGGGACACATAGCGTTCTGTCGTGTTCGGATCTAACTGTGGACGTCCTGTATTAAAATGATTGTAATACACAGGCACCTGCCCGACCGATTGCGGGAAGGACATCGTCAGACGACCCGTAGGTTCGGCATCACCGTATAACAAATCGGCAATTGCTGCGCCGCCTTCGCCACCAGGGAACCAGGCTTCCAGTACAGCGTCTGCTTCTTCGATGACACCGTGCAGATCCAATGGACGACCATTAAACAGTACGGCTACCATTGGCTTATTCAGTGTCTTCAGGCGCTTCACCAATTCCAATTGGGCCTGTGGCAGGCGAATATTCGAACGGCTGCCTGCTTCACCACTCATATCCGAGCGCTCACCAAGCGCTAATACGATGACCTCTGCTTGACTGGCAGCATGCAGAGCTTCTGCATATTGCTCCTCTGTTATGTCGTCTACAGAGCATCCTGCCGCTACGGTGAGCAGCGAGGAGGATATTTTCGAATGGAACCCGTCGACAACACGAATGGCTTCCTCTTGTGAACCGCTCCACGACCAAGAACCCAAAATATCGCCGCTCTCTGCAAAAGGTCCGATCAATGCAATACGTTGATTGCGATTCAATGGAAGCACGGAATCATTTTTGAGCAGCACGCATGATTTAATGGCTAGTTCTTTGGCAACCGCACGATGGGCTTCGCAGAACACAACTTCACGTTCACGCTCAGGGTCTGCGCCGCGTAGCGGATTCTCGAACAAGCCCAGCTTTTGCTTGAGCTTCAATATACGCATCACTGCTTCATCAACGAGTGCTTCATCCAGCTGTCCGCTGCGAATCAGCTCAGGCAGGTGTCCATTATAGCAGGAGGTCATCATTTCAATATCTACGCCTGCCAGTAATGCTTTCTTTGCTGCCTCCCGCTCATCTTCGGCGATGCCATGAGGAATAAGCTCTTTGATCGCGGCCCAATCCGAAATGAGTACACCGTCAAATCCCCATTCATCACGAAGCAGATCACGCATCAGGCGCTTATTGCCCGATGCCGCTACGCCTTCTACGGTATTGAAGGACGTCATCACCATTTCGCAGCCTTCATCTAAAGCAGCTTTGTAGGAGGGGAGATAATACTCTCGCAGCTGCCATGCGGATACATCTACGGTATTGTAATCTCGTCCGCCTTCACCGGCTCCATAGGCAGCAAAGTGCTTCACGCATGCGGCTACCCGCTCGGTATCATTCGTCAGATCTTTACCCTGAAATCCGCGCACAAACGCACGGGCAAATTGACTGTTGAGATAAGGGTCTTCCCCAGTGGATTCCATTACACGACCCCAGCGGGGGTCACGTACCAGATCGACCATAGGAGCGAATGTGACGTGAACACCAGATACGGCTGCTTCCCGGGCAGCGATAGTAGCGCTCTCTTCTGCAAGTTCCATATCCCATGAGCAACCAATAGCCAGCGGGATCGGGAAAATCGTTTTGAAGCCGTGTACAATATCTGCCATAATTAAAAGCGGAATACCCAGACGATTTTTACTCAAATGAGCCTGCTGAACACGAATCGCTTCCTGAGCTCCTGCAAGGCCGAGCACGGAACCAACATTGTGAACCGTTTGCTCGGTAATGCCGAGAGAAGCCATAGGACCCGTAATTTGGCCCTCTGTACCCGCTTCTTCAAAAAAGCCACCCACAAGCTGTAGCAGTTGGTCAACTTTTTCTTCAAGCGTCATGTTTTGTAGATAGGAATTCAGGTGTTGTTCCATCATAATCCTCCATAAGCTGTATGGTTGGTAGAACAGCTCTCTTTTTCAAATTCATGAGATTTTTTGGATAAGTTGATTCAAAAAAGTGCTGAACAGGCTAATAGCTAGTATAGAAGCATAATATTCTGTTGTATTATTAATCGAAACGTTTCTATTGTTGAACTCAGTTGGATTATATACGCTTTCAAATGGAGAGTCAAATGCAAAACGGAGGTCTTTTTATAGGATGAGTAGCGTAATAAAGATAAAATAAATGAAAAAAAGATGCGATTCTAAGTAAACAAAAAATAATATCCCTATTGAATACGGTTTCAATTTGTTCTATAATGACTATCGAAACGTTTCTATTGATGAGTATGGTCCTTAGGCTTTAAACATAATTGTTATAACGGTATGCTTTAACTGCTATGTATTTGCATGTATCAGAATTTTGCAAAACTCATGTATTTGAATCCGTTATTATATTGCATGATCGGTAAACAGATCATCTCGGGAGGAATTCGTATGATGAAAAGAACATTGGGGATCATTTTGGCAAGCACCTTATTACTGGGGGGGGCGTTGGCAGGCTGTTCATCCAAGGATGATTCGTCAGGCAAAGATGCAAATGGCAAGACGACCATCACCATGTGGGGCATGGGAGCGGAAGGAAAGCTGCTGCCTGAAATTGTAAAAGATTTTGAGAAAGAAAATCCGGATATTCACGTTGATGTACAGGCGTTGCCTTGGGATAACGCTCACGATAAGCTGCTGACAGCAGTTGCTTCAAAATCCGGGCCGGACGTGGTTCAGTTAGGTACATCATGGGTTCCCGAACTTGCGTCTGCGGGTGCACTAACAGACATCACACCTTATATCAGCAAATACCCTGAGCTTGAAGCGAAAAATTTCTTCGAGGGCGCTGTGGGTACGGCCCAATTTGAAGGTAAGCCAGTCGCTGTACCTTGGTACACTGAAACGAGAGTCTTATTCTATCGTTCGGACCTACTGAAACAAGTCGGATATAATGAAGCACCTAAAACGTGGGAGGAACTTTCCGATGCTGCTCAAAAGCTAGCGGCTCGGGGTAAAGGCAAATATGGTATCTCCTTTAGTGCAAAGGAGCAGTCCATGGGCTTTATGTTTGCTCTCCAGAACGGTTCCAAATTGGTTGACGAGCAGGGCAATCCGCTGTTCAACCAACCACCGTTTGTAGATGCTGTGAAGTATGTGAATACCTTTTTCCAAAATGGCTCTAACGCAGTGGATATTGGAATTGATTCCGTTCAAGGTTTGCAAGGCGAGGGTATCGTTCCAATGTTTATCAGCGGTCCTTTCATGATTAAAGAAATCAAGAGCAAGGCACCAGAATTGGAAGGTAAGTGGAATATAGCGGAGCTTCCTGGCAAAGTAAACAACCTGTCCGTTTTGGGTGGAGCCAACCTTTCAATTATGAAATTCAGCAAGCACCCAGAGGAGTCGGCCAAATTCCTGGCTTACATGAGCAAACCAGAAACACAGCTGAAATGGATGGATCTGTCCAGTAACTTGCCTGCGACTACTAAATCGTGGGAAGATGCCAAACTGAAGAGTGATCCGATGCTTCGGACGATTCGCAAACAGTTGGATCATTCCGCAGCATTGCCGCAACTGGCCGCATGGGAAGAGGTTTCTCAACAATTCATCAAGAGCTTCGAACGTATTTACCGCGGTCATGCCGATGTACAGAAGGAAATGGATGACTTTAATCAGCAGGCTGCAAGTATAATGAAAAAATAATGATCCATATCCGTCATTGTCAAAGGGAGTGAAGGCATGAAAGGAAGCTCGCAGAAGCTTGCGCCATACTTGTTTATCGGTCCCTCCATCATCCTGTTAACGCTGTTTTCGTTGTTGCCGATACTACTGGCGCTCGTGATCAGCTTCACGGATATGGATCTGTCCGGACTCGTTAATTATGAAAGTATTCGCTTTATAGGATTGGAAAATTACACGAACGTGCTTTTGGACCCTTCCTTTTTGAAGTCCATTGGTAATACGTTGTTCTTTGTCATCATTGGTGTTCCGTTGGTGCTGATATTTTCGCTCAGCATCGCGATCCTGATTAACATGGGTAAATCACGTGCTTTCAAAATATTCCGCGTCGTGTTCTATCTGCCGTCCGTAACGAATGTAGTTGCGGTCGCAGTCGTTTGGAGCTATCTGTATAATCCGACGCTTGGATTATTCAACTACGTACTTGGTCTGATGAATTTAGGTCCCGTCCCATGGCTGACCGATCCAACAGTAGCGAAAATTTCGCTGATTGTGTTAGCGGTTTGGCGGGGCATCGGCTTAAACATGATTATTTTTATTGCGGCTATTAAAGGGATT contains these protein-coding regions:
- a CDS encoding carbohydrate ABC transporter permease — protein: MKGSSQKLAPYLFIGPSIILLTLFSLLPILLALVISFTDMDLSGLVNYESIRFIGLENYTNVLLDPSFLKSIGNTLFFVIIGVPLVLIFSLSIAILINMGKSRAFKIFRVVFYLPSVTNVVAVAVVWSYLYNPTLGLFNYVLGLMNLGPVPWLTDPTVAKISLIVLAVWRGIGLNMIIFIAAIKGIPGSYYEAAQLDGANTWQQIRYITLPQLRYAIFFVSITTMIGWLQFFEEPFVMTKGKPLDGTLTASLFIYNNGFQFSKFGYAAAGSFILFFAIIAVTLIQFRLQNKAES
- a CDS encoding extracellular solute-binding protein; translation: MMKRTLGIILASTLLLGGALAGCSSKDDSSGKDANGKTTITMWGMGAEGKLLPEIVKDFEKENPDIHVDVQALPWDNAHDKLLTAVASKSGPDVVQLGTSWVPELASAGALTDITPYISKYPELEAKNFFEGAVGTAQFEGKPVAVPWYTETRVLFYRSDLLKQVGYNEAPKTWEELSDAAQKLAARGKGKYGISFSAKEQSMGFMFALQNGSKLVDEQGNPLFNQPPFVDAVKYVNTFFQNGSNAVDIGIDSVQGLQGEGIVPMFISGPFMIKEIKSKAPELEGKWNIAELPGKVNNLSVLGGANLSIMKFSKHPEESAKFLAYMSKPETQLKWMDLSSNLPATTKSWEDAKLKSDPMLRTIRKQLDHSAALPQLAAWEEVSQQFIKSFERIYRGHADVQKEMDDFNQQAASIMKK
- a CDS encoding glycoside hydrolase family 3 N-terminal domain-containing protein, with amino-acid sequence MEQHLNSYLQNMTLEEKVDQLLQLVGGFFEEAGTEGQITGPMASLGITEQTVHNVGSVLGLAGAQEAIRVQQAHLSKNRLGIPLLIMADIVHGFKTIFPIPLAIGCSWDMELAEESATIAAREAAVSGVHVTFAPMVDLVRDPRWGRVMESTGEDPYLNSQFARAFVRGFQGKDLTNDTERVAACVKHFAAYGAGEGGRDYNTVDVSAWQLREYYLPSYKAALDEGCEMVMTSFNTVEGVAASGNKRLMRDLLRDEWGFDGVLISDWAAIKELIPHGIAEDEREAAKKALLAGVDIEMMTSCYNGHLPELIRSGQLDEALVDEAVMRILKLKQKLGLFENPLRGADPEREREVVFCEAHRAVAKELAIKSCVLLKNDSVLPLNRNQRIALIGPFAESGDILGSWSWSGSQEEAIRVVDGFHSKISSSLLTVAAGCSVDDITEEQYAEALHAASQAEVIVLALGERSDMSGEAGSRSNIRLPQAQLELVKRLKTLNKPMVAVLFNGRPLDLHGVIEEADAVLEAWFPGGEGGAAIADLLYGDAEPTGRLTMSFPQSVGQVPVYYNHFNTGRPQLDPNTTERYVSQYLDIPNEPLFPFGYGLSYTDVAYDSLQLSGDTLIPGQELTVRVQVTNTGTRPVEETVQFYVRDISGDTVRPMKELKDFCKVLLAPGESQEVEFTVTEPQLRYHHADLSFDSDSGEFAVFTGPNSRDTTEGRFRLVKETGK
- a CDS encoding GH36-type glycosyl hydrolase domain-containing protein translates to MNTSLDQNILLRAGDLSFTFLSSGDVYKIAHGSTMINQLLTNSVDGSLNNLYLRLYRPSGVSITPLLGVRSPGVIRQTDQQIIWEGFTAGVGYQVTFTLSRLGVWFWDVTLQGDDVEADIVYGQDIGIADTAAVRSNEAYLSQYIDHTVYHDEQRGYTVCSRQNQPQSQAFPYIQQGSLTRTVGYSTDGFQFFGLSYKETNEPEALRRDSLANEVYQYEFAYTALQSERVKLAGEARFTFYGLFQPSHPAAVTKLEYQDLVTKARDEVVGVLADASATIIPARIASDFQAERVATAQTIGEPLRTLDLTDAEVDQLFPKRQEEERDGDELLSFFTDSYEHVVLKSKELRVERPHGHILMGGHYSGGKEETITTTSYMYGVFNSQLVIGNTNFNKMITNVRNALNIPKTSGQRIYVGIQGKYRLLTMPSLFEIGFNYVRWYYKTADDTFIITNHTNADSPEVRLHMRSASGKAYPFLITQQMCMHVNEYELPFHMEREGDDLLFRADSASLSAEAYPDLLYRMHVAGASLQQVSDAQALLQGGASPDASLVVLELGDSSEWTCTVQGWLHGRSTGKDRAHKELHASFEDERERYREYFAELMNGFHLTLGQQETSELFRVNAVAWWYTHNMLVHYSVPHGLEQYGGAAWGTRDVCQGPVEYFSAVQKFDEVRSILLTVFSHQYEDSGNWPQWFMFDNYTHVQQEESHGDIIVWPLKVLGDYLTATRDYSILGENVPYTHRHTFDYTKQTATLMEHALKEIEYIRENFLHDTYLSAYGDGDWDDTLQPANAQLKQYMASSWTVALTYQVVRNFAAALEQAPADVVSEADKIAQDLHQMANGIRKDFNRYMLESGIIPGFVYMEEPGQPKLMLHPSDTETGIHYRLLPMTRSMISQLLTPEQALAHEQLIREQFLCPDGVRLMNRPAQYDGGVSSHFKRAEQAANFGREVGLQYVHAHIRFVEAMAKLGRKDDAWHSLKLINPVGIRATVPNAEWRQSNAYFSSSDGKFNTRYEAQERFGELREGAVPVKGGWRIYSSGPGIYMNQLISNVLGIRQSGEDLILDPVLPDDLDGLEFKFSFAGKPITFVYRMLQEHTSGEQGRTVLNGAPLESEPADDNRYRSGALRIKRETFEQALAEHDGVHCLEIIL